From one bacterium genomic stretch:
- a CDS encoding AAA family ATPase, whose protein sequence is LHMSPPPKLVQEWVGQREVLRQVQACWLKVADADMPLSPRITGPPGIGKTSLATAAAKERGQELYIFQCTADTRPEDLLVTPVLAESGKIAYHASSLVTAMIRGGICVLDEGNRMSEKSWASLAPLLDHRRYVESIVAGITIPAHAEFRCCVTMNEDASTYEVPDYILSRLQPTLAVEFPDRGDELAILKYHLPFAGEEMLALTVDFLQEAHALDLEYAPRDGIHILQYALKRLAQDAEHPLSQDDAWRESLLKVLGEEALDLKSQAQRRRRALGDDIPPIDFGDFFFGGDSPLRPDRGDA, encoded by the coding sequence CTCCACATGAGCCCGCCGCCCAAGTTGGTGCAGGAGTGGGTGGGCCAGCGCGAGGTGCTGCGCCAGGTCCAGGCCTGCTGGTTGAAGGTGGCGGATGCGGACATGCCGCTTTCGCCGCGCATCACCGGGCCGCCCGGGATCGGGAAGACCTCGCTCGCCACCGCCGCCGCCAAAGAGCGGGGGCAGGAGCTCTACATCTTCCAGTGCACGGCCGACACCCGGCCGGAGGATCTGCTGGTCACGCCGGTCCTCGCCGAGTCGGGGAAGATTGCCTATCACGCCTCCTCCCTCGTCACCGCCATGATCCGCGGGGGCATCTGCGTTCTCGATGAGGGAAACCGCATGAGCGAGAAGAGCTGGGCCTCGCTCGCCCCGCTGCTCGATCACCGCCGCTATGTCGAGTCCATCGTCGCGGGCATCACCATCCCGGCCCATGCGGAGTTCCGCTGCTGCGTCACGATGAACGAGGACGCCTCGACCTACGAGGTGCCCGACTACATCCTCTCTCGCCTCCAGCCGACGCTGGCGGTCGAATTTCCCGATCGCGGCGATGAGCTCGCCATCCTGAAGTACCATCTTCCCTTCGCGGGCGAGGAGATGCTCGCGCTCACCGTGGATTTTCTCCAGGAGGCCCACGCCCTCGATCTGGAGTACGCCCCGCGCGACGGCATCCATATTTTGCAGTACGCCCTCAAGCGGCTCGCGCAGGACGCCGAACATCCCCTTTCGCAGGATGATGCTTGGCGGGAGTCGCTTCTCAAGGTGCTCGGCGAGGAGGCGCTCGATCTGAAATCGCAGGCCCAGCGCCGCCGCCGCGCCCTGGGGGACGACATCCCGCCGATCGATTTCGGGGATTTTTTCTTCGGCGGGGACAGCCCGCTTCGCCCCGACCGGGGAGACGCCTGA